The genomic DNA CGCAAACTAAGTAGAGTTCGTTGCTACACACCCCTGTATAAAGTAATGTAGAGAGCTTAGCGAAATAGTTGTAGAACGTAGGTAACATGTATCTGTTAGATACAATTGTAGACTCTTGTATTTAGCCTCCCCTCCACGGAGTAATCGTAGCGTTCCCACTCAAATACTAACTGCCCTGACCCCgagtaaaatatatactaaCGATGCACGATAATAACGACTTCTATATGGTAAGCCTGTAGTCTAATGTACTGTAGTGTATGCAATTTGAGGATGTTACGTATTTCTCTCAACTTAAACGATGCCATtccaaactaattttattttaattcctAAGTTTTCAACATCACAGAGAAGCTGTCAATTAGGCAATTGTACATCACTTTAAATGTAATCTGCGGATCCGTTATCTGTGGCCCACTACTAATCCCAAAACGAGACTGTTAAAGAAAAtgattgattttgaatattatGTTAAGTGAACCAAATTAAAGTACTTAATTTATGTTCTTTGTACTCGTGTATTGTTTCAATTGGTGCCTGGTGTCGGTAGAGGTCCGTTCTTGCACAATTCGATCgacaatttatttacaattcgGCTAATTGTACTAACAACGGGCTATGTCAACGCAATATACACAATTTCAACTTAAATTAAAGGCCACCATAGCCCACGCCCTCTGGTCAAGATCGCTGCGAGGTCAGGACGTGGGAGCGGATCGAGGGCGGACCACTCCGCCGGCGCACCTCCTGGATGAACGCGTTCTCCATTTGGTCGCAGATCAGGTCGAAGAACAGGTTGGCCACGTTACTGTGCAGCAGCGACTTGAACTCGAAGGAGACCTTGAAGTCCAGCACGCAGGAGTTGGGTATGTCCTTGAGGCCCGGGTTAAAGCGCCACTCGTTCAGAAGGTAGTTAAACAGGCGTCCATCGTGGCACTCGGACTTGACCAAGCTGGGCGACTCTAGGGTGACCTGCGAAGTGTATGCCTCGTTCAGCGGCGGGAAACCCACTATGAGGTCCGCTTTGAAGCCCCCACTATCCTGGGTGTGGACGTGGGAGCGCTTCACATACGGCACGAACCTGTGGTAGTTGCTGACGTCGGAGACCACGTTGTACATATCCTGCATGGAGTACCTGCATAGCCAAATTAGTGATGACTTCACCATGCGCAGACCGCCGACTTACCCCACGAGCTCCTTTTTGGTGTACCAGCGGTTTTTGTTGCGGAAATCATTAAAGGTTATGTAGGACCTGTGGATGCTGCTGGCGAAGCTGCGCTGCTGGCCTCCTCTGCAACAGGAGAAGAGCAATCTGAGTGGCACGGTCAATTTGGTTGCCCCAATCTTACGGGCTTGACATCGGCCTCCGGGTTATGTAATTTACATTTACCTGCTGACCTTGTTTCAATAAGGGGACCTTAGGATTCTGACGTCCAGGGCTTTCAGTGTACTACCCTTTAGCATTTTAGGCAAAGCTGGAGAGTTTGGTACGGATGAGGAAGAAAGATAGAAGGTATCCGTATCCGAGGTATCGCAGAGGAAGTGCTGCCATTTCAGCTATCTTGTAGCCGGTTTTGTCTGTTTTCTGAGATTTCTTGGCTATTTTCAACTtcatatttaatctttaagtTTACTACATATTTACCAACAAGTAAATTAGAGTTGAAATCAAGTATTTTTTAACGAAAACCTGCAcgacaaataaaacaaagtacaTAATacgaacataaaaaaaaaataatattcttttatCAAATGCtaatttagctatttttagCTAATTTTGACGTCGGATTTAGCTAGGATGACTACATCGAGAAAATCAGCTGACAGTGGTGCCAGACCATCGCAAGTCCGATGGCCGAACATGAATCGTTTGATTTACAAGTTAACTGAAACTATTGAGATAAAATTGAGTCCTTAAATAATAGTCTTTGTTTCCTTAGCTACTTATATATTTCACATAATCGCACACATTGAGCGTTCTTCCCCCTTCGGCACCTCCTGGCCGGAGAGCTCCCTCTGCTTCAGCTCCAGATAGGTGTTTTCGTTGCGCTTCTCCATCCAGTCAGGCAGTGGAGCGGCCCAATCCTGCGGAGGCTGCTTCCGTTTTTGCCATGTGTCGTTGGCAAAGTGGGCGCGCAAGCGAACCCGACGGCGTTCCTCCTCGCTCTTGACCACCGCCTCTCCGGCCGCCACATCGTTGCCATTGGACTGCTGATAGCGCTCACAGTTTTGGTAATCAGTCAGCCACTGAGAGCAGTCAGTATCCTGGCCGAATATGAAGTACTGATGAAAGCGGGCCTTGAAGCTCGTGCAGTCATCGTACTCCTCTTTGTACAAGTGACAGGGCCGAATCTGAAAGGGAAATCCCTTAAACTCTGGTTCTTTCACAGCAGCCACTTACTTACTGCCCACGCGTCATCTAGTGTGTTCTTTAAACTACTCGATTTTGAGTCAGCATTTTCCAATTTCGTGGCCATTTCAATTACATAAAATCAGTCCCTAGCCGAACAGCTGATTCTGTTTATACCGCTGGCCGGCAGCGTTGCCACACCGCCCCGATTGAAACGAGTCTGTTacttttcaaatgttttttttaataccaaatAATTGCACAATTAATCAATGAAAATGGTAAGCAACTTGCGTCGCCGGCAACTATTTCGATTGTATCCGTGTAAAGTGTGTAATATACGCTCACTATGAAAAAAGGTGTTTAATATTTCCTTTTGTCATACTTAATAAAAGCCTTTCAAAGTATCTTTCAAGCGTTTTCAGCATATTACAACAGaacttataaaattaaaataacttttatgtGTGTACTTAATTACAGAGCTAAGACCCGATGGCAAGTTATAACTAAATCGTAGTCAAAAATTTACAGTACGCTGCACATGAATTGTTTCCGCGGTCGTTTAACAAACTACTCATAATTCTAGAATCGCTATTTTTcaatcgtatttttttgtacagaGCTGAGAACTGGGCGCGAATTGAATCACCGATCATGGGGCCAACtaagcatataaatatatatgtttgtcTACGTTTTGGGCTTGGGGAAGTATAATTACGCGTTGTGGGTACACGCTGTGGGGAGTTACGTCTAATATTATTCTGTAGTTTGACTTTAAGACCTATGAACTATGAATGACCGCACAAGACCGTCGGCCTGTGTGGATGTGGGTGGCCGCTGGTCCGTTCTCGTTTGATCTCAGGGCAGAACGCTCTCTAGttggagcagctgcagcagctgccgATGACAGCCGCCCGACAGTTAGTACTTGTTGTGCTGGGCCAACAGCTGCATATCCGTCAGATACTTAATGATGTGCACCTTGGCTTCGGCCTTTTGTCGCACGCCCAGCGTGTTGAGCATGTCCGTGACAACCATGCCGAAACTCTGGTCCTCGGCGCTTACCGCCTGGGAGACGTTGTTCTGGAAAATCTTGATGGTGTTGAGCATGTTGTCGCTGTGCTCCTCCTCGCTGCGCTCCCGCTTGAGCGGCGGTTCGTAGAAGTATGGCTTTTGGTCCTTGCCCACGGCAGTGGCCAGCTGAGCGTCACTGGTGACGGTGATTTCTGTAAGAGATAAGCATATTTAGCTGTGATCGCAAATGCTCGAAGGCTCGATAACTTACCATGAGGATGGGTCAGTGCCTGAGCTGAGGTTGTGGCGCTGCCGTTGAACGGCTGAGCGAATATGTCCACGACGGTCTGTTgctgcgcctgctgctgctgcgacggATCAGCCTGGTTGGCATTTTGACTGCCGTTGGCGCACTTGCCCAGCAGCGACTCTCGGTACTGGCGAATGGAGTCCACCAGGAATTGCATCTGCTTGAAGTAGCGCCAGCGCGATTCCTGGCATAGTTTCATTTCGCGGGCAAACTTGTCGCGCAAGCTCTTCCAGCGTTTGGTACATTTTTGTTCTGCAACGCAATAGACAAGGCGAACCATTTAGTAATTATAAAGGGTTGGTTTTGGTCGTAAACATATTTCACAATCTTTTTCAATGCAGGTACATACATATGAGATCGTCAACATTAAGGTTTCTCAAcagtgttattttatttctacttagataatggttttaaaatgtttggtttGTCTTACTGCGTTTTTCTTTACTTATGATTAATCCCTTTTAAGATACTTCGTACACATAAGTCTGTccaatatatatgtacacaaAATAATCACTAATAAATGTTTACTCCAGTATAAACTttcttatattaatataataagtATTTTATGACTAACCAGTTTTTTGagagtaaataaatattatttatttaattaattttcttatctTCCTAACGATACAAGTACAAAAATACATATCAATCTAAGCGCTAAtatcaaaaccaaaataaaataacattctTCGAACTCTTTGAGATTACACCTGCCAGGTTTTCTTGGGATTTTTCTTCCGTCTGCAGAAACTAGAACTACTGGCCCATCTAGCCCACCCCTGAAACGCATCTGCTAGAAACATCAAATcgcaaaccaaaacaaaccgCTGGCAGAAGCAGAGACGGTGGCAGAAGGCAACAGCGGGCAGAGGGCAGCAGCTTCCCAGCGCCAGCAGAGACGTTGACGTGACGGTGACGGTGTCGCTGTCGACTTCGACTCCCTCTGCCCGCGGCCTCTGCCTGAAGACGGAAACCTGTGGCATTGCATTGCTGCTGGCACGACTTGGCTGAATTTCAGCTTTCGAGCCACCGTCTCCGCCTTGCATAATCGAAAGCCGAATAAAAAAGGTGCTGTGATATAGGCGAAAATTTAGGGTTCGATCAAAGGCCGGCGAGGGGGTGGGATAAACGGTAAGTTTTGTTGGTATACTCatgaaaacgaaacgaaagcTGCCTGGTCGGTCTCCGGCAACCACAGTGGGTGTCTAAAGTATTGGCACACCTAAACGTATTTAACGTTtccttaaaactttaaattacaaagttgacatttttaaaatatgatatttATATCTTTTGATAGCTTTATGAAATATTCTGCTGCATAAAAGTACcttaacatataaaatattttttgttgcttaataaactttttggtctataaatttggtttcaacaaactaaaaaataatgtacatATTATGTAagcaatatataaaaataaaaaaaaatgtttttccaaAGAATCGGCACTGCCAATACTTAAGCCCAGCACTGTATGTATACACGCATTCGAAGGTGTGTGAGCGAGTCAGCTGTCGGCCGAGGCAGAACAACCCGCAGCCGCAGTGTAC from Drosophila gunungcola strain Sukarami chromosome 2R unlocalized genomic scaffold, Dgunungcola_SK_2 000012F, whole genome shotgun sequence includes the following:
- the LOC128255792 gene encoding transcription factor Adf-1; the encoded protein is MHTLTAAIEMDKLDANLEQQFDLNLIEAVKLNPVIYDRSHYNYKHFVRKAQTWKQIAETLGVPEQKCTKRWKSLRDKFAREMKLCQESRWRYFKQMQFLVDSIRQYRESLLGKCANGSQNANQADPSQQQQAQQQTVVDIFAQPFNGSATTSAQALTHPHEITVTSDAQLATAVGKDQKPYFYEPPLKRERSEEEHSDNMLNTIKIFQNNVSQAVSAEDQSFGMVVTDMLNTLGVRQKAEAKVHIIKYLTDMQLLAQHNKY
- the LOC128255800 gene encoding UPF0545 protein C22orf39 homolog — encoded protein: MATKLENADSKSSSLKNTLDDAWAIRPCHLYKEEYDDCTSFKARFHQYFIFGQDTDCSQWLTDYQNCERYQQSNGNDVAAGEAVVKSEEERRRVRLRAHFANDTWQKRKQPPQDWAAPLPDWMEKRNENTYLELKQRELSGQEVPKGEERSMCAIM
- the LOC128255796 gene encoding LOW QUALITY PROTEIN: coenzyme Q-binding protein COQ10, mitochondrial (The sequence of the model RefSeq protein was modified relative to this genomic sequence to represent the inferred CDS: deleted 1 base in 1 codon) — protein: MLKGSTLKALDVRILGPLIETRGGQQRSFASSIHRSYITFNDFRNKNRWYTKKELVGYSMQDMYNVVSDVSNYHRFVPYVKRSHVHTQDSGGFKADLIVGFPPLNEAYTSQVTLESPSLVKSECHDGRLFNYLLNEWRFNPGLKDIPNSCVLDFKVSFEFKSLLHSNVANLFFDLICDQMENAFIQEVRRRSGPPSIRSHVLTSQRS